TTAGAACATTCTTCTATCTTGTTCTTCGCACAAACATTGATACGTGCTTACATATAAATGTTCGCATATCAAATCTAATTTAAGAAATGAATCATATTCTTTACATCTttttgcaatatggaaaaataaGAACATTAAAAAATTAGCAATGATATgcgtacaatatataaaatatatatacacgctAACAGTTAcaacaataattataaatacttcatatttatttagctttgttatttttttggtgtttatattaattaattacaattcggccattaaatttatattatacactttcgtatgaaataaataaacctttttcaacattataaaaatatttatcatttgcAACGCAATGAAACAAAAGGAATGTATGAATTcagtaataaataatagaacATAATGTAAAGGATTTGTAACGTAATGTCACCGAATGTTAAGGTGCATATTTGAGACGCCGTTACGTTTGATTGTCACCGTTGAATTGTGCCACATTGATTATCATTGCATACCTTCGAATCTGAACTCCATGGAGTATCCAGTGTAAATGGCAAGAGCGAACATGGACAAAACAGACAATAGAAAGACTTTCGTGATGTCTATTCTGCGGTTGCCAGAATTAGTTTCAAAGTTCATGTTATTCTTTACGTCGAACTTCGTCAGGAACGAGTCCTGATCTGGTTTATCTTGACCTGATGATTTTTCAGAAAACGCATTCGAATCTTTCGGTCGGCTGCCAACGTCGACTTTCTCTAATATGGTATGTCGTGTGTCCACGACTGGGATAATCCTCACGCCGGATTCTTCAGCGAAGTCTTCTTCGCCGACGGCCCAGAGGTCGTCCAACTCCTTACCTGTCTTTTGTTTCCAATCTTCATTGGAATTAGAGCGCTCTGTTAAAACCCCACTGGGCCCCTTGCTATGGAATGGAATCTGCTTTTCTAGTCTGTCATCTACGTTGCCTTCCGATCGATGTAAGATCGGTATACTCTCTTTAGATTCAGTGCTCTTATCGAATATAGTCTTATTATCATCGttatattgtttattgtttGCTCGTCTGCTTGATTTGTCTTCTTTCTTTACATCATTCAATAGTTGAATTACATCTTTTGAATCGGGACCGAGAATATCTAAAATGTTCATGTACACATTTTTCACATGATTTTTTCCATAATCTGTAGAGAATGTATTTCGATTTCGATTGATATCAATAGTGCTGTTTTCGATTTTCATCGTTTGATTCCAATTGAAATTTTTCCTTTCACTctcaataaaacttttattcatGCTCTTATCAAAGCGATCAGGAATTTTGATAACATTTTCAGTTACTTGTGTAGTTTCTTctcgatttatatttataacttcGGGATGCAATTTACTGTCTGGAAAGCTTTCTGTAATTGGAATTACAGTAGTTGTAGTTGGAACTTCTTGTAGTTTAACAGTAGTTGTAGACAATTTGCCAAATTCATCTGGAATAAATTCGTCTTCATTGTCATAATAATCATCGTCATATGGCAAATCGTCAATTTTCGACTTTGAAAACTTGTCGATGGGTGATTTGACCATTCCTTTAGTGGTCCATACATTCGGTGCAACAGGTTGTGAAATGGTTTTATCAACTTCTTGTTTAGGATTAGAGCTAGGTATGGGATTAAATGAAACAGGAACTTCAGTTTTAGTTGCTCCACCTCTGTTTGAATACCATTTAGGATTGGATTTAGCATTTTTCTCAAAGCTGTCGTTATCTTGGGATTCTTTATTTTTGGATTTCACTAACAGTGCAATTTTACCATCTGATGTCATAACGGCTGAAACTTTATTCTTCTCTGATTCTTGATAGAAATTGTTAGTATTTTTATGTTCCGCTTTAGCGGCGAATTTGTCGTTATGGGtggatttgattttatttgtaaCACTTTCATTATCATCAACTTGAAACAGAATTTTAACTCTACCACTCGGGGTATCAAATGTTTTGATCGCTTTATCTAAATTTTTGTTCTTATTATCATGAGTTGTTTCTTGTTTCAAGTCTGCCTTACCTTCTTCAACGCTTGCATCATCTGCCCACATATATATCGTATAATCAGTATTATTCAAATTCTCCGTTTGTATAGAACCTTCTATCAATTTATAGATATCATCATGGTTATCAATCACACTATGGATTTGCTCTACCTCATCATTCTCATAAATCTGATCATTTTGAAGGTAACTATTGTCAGTATTATCTTCAACTATATCGAAATTATCATCAATATGATCCCTGCTGTCTACTAAAtgcttcaaatattttttaaattgaatcttTGATTCGTTTCCTTTCTGATCTATCTTTGAAACAAGCTCTTCAAAGTCGCTCTTTTTGAAATCGAAAGTAACGTTAGCTTTGAGTTGTGATTTTTTCTCAAAATCTCTTTTGATTAACTGAAATAGATTTTCCAATATAGAGTCATCGTTGGAATTTGGGAAAAGATCAGAGGCGAATTGTGGCAATTGTTTTAAAAACGCATTTTTCTcagattttgaaatatttgcaaTTATGATTTCAGGATCAATTTCAGATCTGTCATGCGAATTTGTATCCTCAAATATAACCCTCACTGAATCGAGCGCTGAAATGTTTATTTCGGTACTCGTTCCTTCAGTAATAGGATACAATAACTTCTCATCGTTGTCTATATAAGACTCGTCACCTTCTAGGTATGAAATAACTTCATCGTCATCGATTTTATCTTCAACTTCTATAACACCCGGTACGATGACAAGTTTTTCATCTTCTGCCTTCTTCACATCATTAACAACGGCGTCGTAACTATTAGCACTCAACATATAACGAAAatcattgttgttattaaaattagataaatcaTGGCCTGAACTATTATTAATGTTAACGTCTTCATTGCTCGTATAATCTGAatgattttttacattataattgTGGCTATTAATACTATAATTATGAAAACTAATATTATCACTATTATCACTAGCGTTAAGGATAGGGTCATTATTACTAATCTTAACTAGGGGTAAGTCCTCTGATACTGCAATTATTTGCAATAAGCTGGTGGTAGGCTGGTCGGTATTGAAGTCGCGGTTGGCCGCCGTGCCCAGTCAGTTGGAGCCGTGGCCACTTCTAGAGCATTTTCTAGAACAGGCGCACTTGCGCACGACGTCCACGTCTTTGGTGTATCTGGTGCCGTCACTGCACACCAATCTCACCTGAAACAAATTGACATTATTAGAATACAAATGTCCAGAAGAGTGTATTCAATTTGGCATTGATTGTAGAGTACTTTTCTGCGTTTGGTGTTGCGCGGTGTGCAACAAGCGTGTGCCCCGCACGCCGTAGACGGTTTACACCGGGCTGTCCTCAATGGACGACGGCTTTTACAAGAGCCTTCGCTGTAAAATTCTCTGGTGGCTTCTTTCCGGCAGGCAACTCCAACTGTCGATGGACTTCCATTGCCAGGACGATTTCCTcctttaattatacatatttttgatttttaaatgcttttaattattactaaattatgtgcACAATGCATCTGTAGGAATAatgtccatcatactaacgagaactctagtgccaaatattccgtaatCGCGATTTTAATGTCAAAAATTGTCTCTTATCCAATTACCTTTTTTACACTTCTTTATATCCTTTCTCAGATTACTATCTTCTATCAAGAGGGTGTCTGGTTCACAGCAtcaaaagtcgaaagatcgaaaagtaaatataggaaagcaaagatcgaaaagaatgtatgcatggtaaacggtaccatgtatatataatatataccagtggtgtgaaattctctctctttttgtcaaaaATAGAGAGAATTCCTGCGCGGGCaggatatgggaggaaaagcctgtaggaatatagcacgacttgtgctattacgaatcaaaaccagtgatctcatcatcgatcctgtataaacatgcataactcaagggcaacgtccccttcgaccattccagaagaaagagttcatcgctcgatcgtaaaacgaacgaaacccaacagtgatgtcatcaggaaaCTGTAACACGTGTCCTAAAAAGTCGTTTACGCGTGTCACATGCCCGCATTTTTAaatgaacgacgtcctggcgctgaccccatagcaATAAACCACACGTGTACAGAAGATacgtgcctcgaaaacaggtcaatACGTGTTCCtaacacacgtgtcctggaaacgaagaagAAGCATCTGCAcgcggcacgcttcaagccagaacgtatataaagtgaTGCaacagctcccaacaccagagtgaacctctggagttcaaccagttcacttctccgaagctcaacctcttcgtacatacaataaccattgtaacaattgaacaaaaataaacgatcctcttacaaactacacaacatgtgtttcattaggccgggatacggtcaacatacctttcCTGCCTtacacatcttatatctattttaatagccactgatctactgatcattttctattttacaattttatttagtaattatagtattatattcagAGAAATATTATTTAGGCGTTATATctttgtcaagtgacgattgtccatagatattcctaaataattttagcatcagtcgtatttgatgcttgatgCTTGACACATGTCTggtaaaaacttctctgtttgtttatattactcgcaagatgggcaagcatcgttaaaaattgcacaatgcattcaaaaacacacaataaacaacatgggatacacttttataagtaaattgatctgattgtattccgtgcgttgtagcgtagttatggagacttACCGTgtaatattgacacaatttatttattcgtaagggcccttctattattataacatttctctgattatattattctaatgttaatgtacagcataataggaaaaagagctcaaaagcctATAATTACACATATGgatattattatgtttatttgaatGCACTATAATGTGGTACAGAATGAATACATTTCCGAATGCAGTGTGTGACTTTCTAAACgcaattttcattaatatattataactagtgCTATGCCCGTTGAAAAATCATCGCCtgagtgttggcatattaagttattatataaaaaagaattaaaagaaatatgtcggtgctgtgttcgatccgcacggggtcgaatttttttaaaatacctttaaaataaatataatttaatagtttgatatgaaaaaaaaatggtaaaacctacctacatataaataatataaaacaccaatagaaaaaataattaattatataaattttcaatagatggcgctaaatgctcagagacacAGATACACataatagtgatattatatatatgaatataaatagtataatatacctTGTCCTGTGCCTGTCGATGAATCACCGGAACCATGTTGTTTCGGTTTAAAAccattatttttgttatgtccTAATGCTGTAGAACCacctaaataatacaaaaaatccataattaaaaattaacatacgaaatttaataattaaattcaaaaataagccAACCAATGGATGCCAAAAGTTCGCATTGTGGACCCCGAGTGCCAGGCTTGCACCGGCACGTATAATCACTTTTGGAATCGCCTTCTTGTACACACTTTCCACCCCTCTTACACGGATTCGGAATACATGCTTCCTAAAATAcaaaaacgatttaattaaaatcgttaaagctttatatttcattattaaaagtaGGAAAAAGTATGCCTTTAAAGTGACCTGTGTGTCTCGGGGGTCGCCTTGCATTCCGGCTGTGGATGGAGGTGGTTCAACTTCCATTTCTTCGAGAAGGGCACATCCTGGAGTAACACGAACTTGCCTTGCTGCATTTGTAAAGTCAACTGGTTTATGGTTGATCCACACTTCTTTGAAGCATCCTttgaaaagtattatataatttagttATATGGTGTTTTAAGTACATTTTTGATGTGGGCTCTTTAGGCATACCTCTGAAGCTTGTCAGATTTCTGAGATGCCATTTATTAAAAGCATCCTTTCCAGCATCATCTGGTAGTCCTCCAAGGTATAGAGGTTTAGAAAGTCGCAAGAACTCTTTAGGACCTTCATTTACTATCGATCTTGCAGGGCCACCGTCGACTCGAAGTGTGAAATTCTTTTTAATTGCCAATAATTCAGCTTTGTGATAGGTACTATCTGATACCATTTCAAAGcttgaaataatataaacacattattttaaatgtttatttaatacgAGAAAAGATGTAGcaaaaatgatttttctttaaaaataccTGTACATTGTAGAAACTGGATGATTACCAACATCATAACTAACTCGAATCCGTCCGTTGAACAGTTCAACTGCCAAATGATCTTGTGCTCCAAAATACATTAGAACTCCATTTTGTTGGGAAGAGCTAAATATCATTGTGACATTGGCTTCCGGCCTTGTCCTCAATGGTTCCATTTCAACGTATGAATTGTTATGTACAAATGTCAACGATGTGAGATATTCGCACAGTTTACCTGAAATGTTTAGAAATTAATGACATTTTACATGCATAttgatatgaatttttataatgattatacaatTAATTTACCGGAATACCCTGGTGCACATTTGCACAAATAATCATTCGAAGAAGACGATTCAGGAGTTGTCTGTGGGGTGTAGCAAACTCCATGGACGCATTCATGATGAGCGCATGGTGAAGTTTGAGGATATAAAGCAGGGCCTGCCCGAGGTCCAACTTCGCAGAATTTGCCAGAGAATCCATCGGGACAAGTGCATGTATAGTCGTTGAGGCCGTCAGTACAACTAGCACCATTCtataattttaaagtaaaaatttcaataacgaGAAGGCATCGAAAAAGGAGAATGTCAGTAAGAATAAAAACTCACTTGACACATATGATTGGCGCAATCGTCTACATTAGTGGTGCAATTATCACCAGTGAATCCCGGAGAGCATTCACAAGTATAATGAGTGAAGTGATCAACGCAACGTCCGCCCGAGCCACATGGATTGAATTCAGCTGCACAAAATGGAATCTTAGATTCACAACGATCACCTATAAACAAACCTTACaatgaatacaataaataacattgagtatatttgatatataaaaattaaaacactgAATACCCATGTATCCGGGTTGACATTGGCATCTATAAGAATTAAGCTGGTCGACACAAGTTGCATTATTTTGACACGTGTGACCAGTGCAATCGTCTATGTTGGTTTCGCATCTCATGCCCGTGAATCCCAATACACATTCACAGCTGAAacattcaatttcaaaatattgatcTGTTTGCTTCATGCCTATCtagaatattacatatacttaAGTACCTATGCATATTACATACCTAAATCTTCCCTCTTCTAAAACTGTACACGTGGCATTATTAGCACAGGGACTACCGTAGCAAGCGTCAATCATATGTTGACATTTTTCTCCGTGATAACCAGGTCGACAGGTACAAGTAAATCCACCATCCGATGATGCAGAACAAGCTCCGTTGTTCAAACAAGGAAGTGTGTAGCAAGCATCACATTTGCTCAATATTTCATTAGAAACTTTGCCTATAATGTTacgtttattatttacaaccatCTTAAAActaaactatatgtatatatatgacaTACGAGATGAACAACTTCCTGACCTTTGCATTGGAAAGCCGTAGCGGCAGTGCTCAACAAGAGTTTGTCTTTCATATAGAAGGGTTCGGCACAGCGAGCTATTCCAGGCTCAACATAGTCAACTTTAACCCACTCTGCAAGCCACTTCAACGAGCAATCGCAATAAAGTGGATTAGAACCCAAAGCACTGAAATgttaaggtcaaaataaaaattggaacTACTATCTTAGTTTACAATATGTTTAAGGAATTTTATAGTACATGTGTGTGATCGATTGAAGATCTTCAAACAGTCCATCAGGAAGAGTCGACAGTTGATTTCCGTGAAGAGATAATACTCTTAAAGATGTAAGACCTTTGAGGGCTTCCTTTTGAACGCATCTTAATCGATTATATCCGACAATCAGCGTTGAAAGTTTGGATAGTCCACTGAAGGTGTTATTAGCTAGTACTGCAATTCGGTTGTTGCTCAGATCCAGTCGTGCAAGGGAACGTAGATGTTTCAATTGATCACGATTTATTGAGGATAT
This Arctopsyche grandis isolate Sample6627 chromosome 7, ASM5162203v2, whole genome shotgun sequence DNA region includes the following protein-coding sequences:
- the sli gene encoding slit guidance ligand, with product MAGDGRRRSLVAICGLMLLTLHLVESVGMTAAQQDRCPWACSCVAQTADCSHRGLQKVPHALPADVDRIDLQGNNISIITESDFRGLTNLKTLQLTDNQIHTIERDAFQDLVSLERLRLNLNRLTHIQDGTFSALASLIRLDLSHNQLSVIGKKTLRGLSSLRNIQLDNNRLTCLDDQLLKTFKDLEILTLNNNNFTTLHLEGLGSSGIAKLRTLRLGDNPIHCGCGIARLVTGLRGASRLAGAGARCRTPSSLAGVPLQRLPSHHLNCDGHSVPAVQECAMEIQCPAPCRCSDGSIDCRERALERLPLALPDHSTELRLEQNMLTEIPPKAFTSYKKLRRIDLSNNKIVKIAADAFTGLRSLTSLVLYGNKIKDLPSGIFHGLASLQLLLLNSNEISCIRKDSFKDLHSLNLLSLYDNNIQTLANGTFDALSSIQTLHLARNPFVCDCRLRWVSEYLQKHPIETSGARCDGPKRMHRRRLEALREDILKCKGGEELALGDGCPTEAPCPAACSCRGSVVNCATLGLNEIPRDIPIHTTQLILNDNRLGTIKSDGLMGRLPALTRLDLRRAGVKNIEENAFEGASKLQELLLDDNSITSVTNKMFLGLHSLRVLSLNENEITCVMPGSFDHLTALHTLSLDGNPFNCNCHLAWLGSWLRTSGLASGATCKEPQKLRGSLLRDLPHHEYKCTSDSEEGCLVGGYCPAPCKCAGTVVRCSRSSLTSIPTNIPPETTELYLESNNISSINRDQLKHLRSLARLDLSNNRIAVLANNTFSGLSKLSTLIVGYNRLRCVQKEALKGLTSLRVLSLHGNQLSTLPDGLFEDLQSITHIALGSNPLYCDCSLKWLAEWVKVDYVEPGIARCAEPFYMKDKLLLSTAATAFQCKGKVSNEILSKCDACYTLPCLNNGACSASSDGGFTCTCRPGYHGEKCQHMIDACYGSPCANNATCTVLEEGRFSCECVLGFTGMRCETNIDDCTGHTCQNNATCVDQLNSYRCQCQPGYMGDRCESKIPFCAAEFNPCGSGGRCVDHFTHYTCECSPGFTGDNCTTNVDDCANHMCQNGASCTDGLNDYTCTCPDGFSGKFCEVGPRAGPALYPQTSPCAHHECVHGVCYTPQTTPESSSSNDYLCKCAPGYSGKLCEYLTSLTFVHNNSYVEMEPLRTRPEANVTMIFSSSQQNGVLMYFGAQDHLAVELFNGRIRVSYDVGNHPVSTMYSFEMVSDSTYHKAELLAIKKNFTLRVDGGPARSIVNEGPKEFLRLSKPLYLGGLPDDAGKDAFNKWHLRNLTSFRGCFKEVWINHKPVDFTNAARQVRVTPGCALLEEMEVEPPPSTAGMQGDPRDTQEACIPNPCKRGGKCVQEGDSKSDYTCRCKPGTRGPQCELLASIGGSTALGHNKNNGFKPKQHGSGDSSTGTGQGGNRPGNGSPSTVGVACRKEATREFYSEGSCKSRRPLRTARCKPSTACGAHACCTPRNTKRRKVRLVCSDGTRYTKDVDVVRKCACSRKCSRSGHGSN